The following proteins come from a genomic window of Streptomyces sp. Sge12:
- a CDS encoding non-ribosomal peptide synthetase has translation MAERRPETPTRLRHSITLSDGLTDALQSTARRLEVGRSTLTLAAAALYTHHLTGADEVTLGLPLRLTVRPGESLTALVRQTDGAVREALRRKPDVLGGALRLTGADLTVLVREERGGRAALLDVDADPALHDAGQVAAHADRMLRVLTALAEDTDRQVGRVEILDGAERHRMLAEWNDTAVGFPADATVHALFEAQAARTPDAVAVVSGRTELSYRELDARANRLAHRLLELGVRSEDRVAVLLERSSDVVVSSLAVLKAGAAYVPIDPDQPASRSEFILRDTSAVALVTDRDSDRIGFRVGAPVLRVDGGQHTADGPEAAPGKIVHAQQAAYVMFTSGSTGTPKGVANTHRNVVHLAADRYWRGGNHERVLMHSPYAFDASTFEMWTPLLTGGRVVVAPPGRLDAAAFAAVVAEQAVTGLFVSAGLFRVLAEEHPECFAGVREIWAGGDVVSPTAVRRVLDACPGTVVANEYGPTETTVFSTVNPLHAGDPVPQSLVPIGRPLWNTEVYVLDPALRPVPAGVAGELYIGGAGLARGYLGRPGLTAGRFIANPFGAAGERMYRTGDVVRWRTDGRLEYLGRVDEQVKIRGFRIEPGEVESVLATHPSVAQAAVVAREDRPGDKRLVAYVVPVARAGATAGADGLDSAAGADGQPDAAAMRAHVAAALPEYMVPAAFVLLDGLPLTGNGKLDRRALPAPAVASTGSGREPATEQEKVLCDLFADVLGLEGVGVDDGFFDLGGHSLLATRLVSRIRSALGLEVGIRALFENPSVAGLAAQLGQSGAARPALTPRERPDVLPLSFAQRRQWFLQELEGPNATYNLPVAVRLTGSLDEEALRSALVDVLARHETLRTVFPAVDGQPYQKVLAVDELDPTAVLAPVGPGEGAAGLQKLLEAAATAPFDLSRDIPFRATLFTSAPDDHVLVLVVHHIAADGWSMGPLNRDLSTAYAARCLGKAPRWTPLPVQYADYTQWQRELLGDESDANSLLSRQSAYWRTALAGLPEELRLPADRPRPAIAGHRGGEVAFRIPAAVHRGLVALARSRGVTPFMVLESALAVLLHRLGAGSDIPIGTPVAGRTDEALDDLVGFFVNTLVLRADLTGNPTFARLLERVREESLTTFAHQDVPFERLVEDLAPVRSMARHPLFQVMLVLQNHAEDHLELRGLRCDPLPPVTLPAKFDLDFALVECFDGTGDPDGIAGTVNFSADLFDRETAESVAARFVRVLTAAIADPEQRVGEVGVLEESERHRLLVEWNGTATEFPAVTLTQLFEAQAARTPDALAVVSGRQRLTYAELNARANRLAHRLAARGVGPEEHVAVKLHRSADLVVAVLAVLKAGGAYVPLDPDHPADRLAYVLADARPALTIDEAWLAAADLAQGPGPADDLPPVDPAHPAYVIYTSGSTGRPKGTVVAHRGVVNWLTWMQSAYRLRPDDRVLLKTPVGFDVSVRELFWPLSTGAAIVVAAPEAHKDPVQLAETIRTQQVTTVHFVPSMLHAFLAEPTAAGCTSLRRVLASGEALPSTLAARFHDRFGIPLHNLYGPTEASVEVTHWTYVPHTATIPIGRPISNTRTYVLDAALQPVPPGVPGELYLAGPGLARGYLGRPGLTAERFVADPFGAPGERMYRTGDLVRQDSSGNLEYLGRTDNQIKIRGFRVEPAEIESALATHPSTAQAAVIAREDRPGHQTLVAYLVPTPPAGTGTGTGSPCAPDTGALRAHLSATLPDYMVPTAFVVLDDLPLTPNGKLDRQALPAPRPTPASTNHHPTTPLQQLLCTLFAEALALPEVGIHDNFFELGGHSLLAVSLVGRLRAHGLSVAVRTLFASPTVAGIAAQAVREKSATPVAAAPEDIDAGTADVVPLSGLTDAEIARISDLVPGGPANVAAIHPPTPLQEGILFHHLMEEGHGNDVYVLPTVMRFDSRARLDAFLHALGEVIARHDALRTAVHWEGLREPVQVVLRRTELPLQTVTLSDRSSDSVAELLDLADRPVDPRRAPVLGAYAAAEPGTERWLLVLQFHQLTLDHTSLELIMDEVGSFLKGTGDRLPAPLSPREAMAGARQQVTAGEHEQYFAGLLGDVTEPTTPFGLTDVHGNGRDAAEAIAPLDPGLARRLREQARRLGTSPAMVFHVIWARVLAEASARDDVTFGTVLFGRMNAGTGADRVPGLFMNTLPVRVRTAAAGLADTVRAMQVQMAELLSHEHAPLVLAQRSAGLDARTPLFSALLNYRYTRGPGEEAPSGVDGIDGIETLYAGERTNYPLTLSVDDLGTGFRLTAQVTAPVSPETVCELVRDAAEAVVDALETAPDSPVRPVPPGLGTHDHLPPGARGGPTGRQSLPAATTHHDPTTPRQRILCTLFAEVLGLPRIGVHDNFFDLGGHSLLAIRLASLIRAELEPDFSLRSLFEKPTVAELAA, from the coding sequence ATGGCGGAACGTCGCCCCGAGACCCCCACACGCCTGCGCCACTCCATCACGTTGTCCGACGGGCTCACCGACGCGCTGCAGTCCACGGCACGTCGGCTGGAGGTCGGCCGGTCCACGCTGACCCTGGCAGCAGCGGCCCTCTACACCCACCACCTGACGGGAGCGGACGAGGTCACCCTGGGGCTGCCGCTGCGCCTGACGGTACGGCCCGGTGAGAGCCTGACCGCGTTGGTCCGGCAGACCGACGGCGCCGTGCGCGAGGCGCTGCGGCGGAAACCGGACGTGCTCGGTGGCGCACTCCGGCTGACCGGAGCGGACCTGACCGTCCTCGTCCGCGAGGAACGGGGCGGACGGGCTGCGCTCCTGGACGTCGACGCCGACCCGGCACTGCACGACGCCGGGCAGGTCGCCGCGCACGCGGACCGCATGCTCCGGGTGCTGACGGCCCTGGCGGAGGATACGGACCGGCAGGTCGGGCGGGTGGAGATCCTGGACGGCGCGGAGCGCCATCGGATGCTCGCCGAGTGGAACGACACTGCGGTGGGCTTCCCCGCGGATGCCACCGTCCACGCCCTGTTCGAAGCCCAGGCGGCACGTACTCCCGACGCCGTCGCCGTCGTCTCCGGGCGGACCGAGCTGTCCTACCGCGAACTCGACGCCCGGGCCAACCGGCTGGCCCATCGGCTGCTGGAGCTGGGCGTGCGCAGCGAGGACCGGGTCGCGGTCCTCCTGGAGCGCTCGTCCGACGTCGTGGTCTCCTCGCTCGCCGTACTCAAGGCGGGTGCGGCGTACGTGCCGATCGACCCGGACCAGCCCGCCTCGCGCTCGGAGTTCATTCTCCGCGACACCTCGGCGGTGGCCCTGGTGACCGACCGTGACTCGGACCGGATCGGCTTCAGGGTCGGGGCGCCGGTGTTACGCGTGGACGGAGGCCAGCACACGGCGGACGGCCCCGAGGCCGCTCCGGGCAAGATCGTCCATGCGCAGCAGGCCGCCTACGTGATGTTCACCTCGGGCTCGACCGGCACGCCCAAGGGCGTGGCCAACACGCATCGCAACGTCGTGCACCTCGCGGCCGACCGGTACTGGCGGGGCGGCAACCACGAGCGGGTCCTGATGCACTCGCCGTACGCCTTCGACGCCTCGACCTTCGAGATGTGGACCCCGCTGCTGACGGGGGGCCGGGTCGTCGTCGCCCCGCCCGGCCGGCTGGACGCCGCCGCGTTCGCCGCCGTCGTCGCAGAACAGGCAGTGACCGGCCTCTTCGTCAGTGCCGGCCTGTTCCGCGTACTGGCCGAAGAGCACCCCGAATGCTTCGCCGGTGTACGGGAGATCTGGGCGGGCGGCGACGTGGTCTCCCCCACGGCGGTGCGTCGGGTGCTCGATGCCTGCCCCGGCACCGTCGTGGCCAACGAGTACGGCCCCACGGAGACCACGGTGTTCTCCACCGTGAACCCCCTGCACGCCGGGGACCCCGTACCGCAGTCGCTCGTCCCCATCGGCCGTCCGCTCTGGAACACCGAGGTCTACGTGCTGGATCCGGCGCTGCGGCCGGTTCCCGCGGGCGTCGCCGGGGAGCTCTACATCGGCGGGGCCGGGCTGGCCCGAGGCTACCTCGGACGGCCCGGCCTGACCGCCGGGCGCTTCATAGCCAATCCCTTCGGTGCCGCGGGCGAGCGGATGTACCGCACAGGGGACGTGGTGCGCTGGCGCACCGACGGCCGGCTGGAGTACCTCGGCCGGGTCGACGAGCAGGTCAAGATCCGCGGCTTCCGCATCGAACCCGGTGAGGTCGAGTCGGTGCTGGCCACCCACCCGTCGGTGGCCCAGGCAGCCGTGGTCGCCCGCGAGGACCGCCCCGGGGACAAGCGGCTCGTCGCGTACGTCGTCCCTGTCGCGCGGGCCGGTGCCACGGCCGGTGCCGACGGGCTGGACTCCGCGGCCGGTGCCGACGGGCAGCCGGATGCCGCTGCCATGCGCGCCCACGTCGCGGCCGCGCTGCCCGAGTACATGGTCCCCGCGGCCTTCGTGCTTCTGGACGGTCTGCCGCTGACCGGGAACGGCAAGCTCGACCGACGGGCCCTGCCCGCCCCGGCGGTCGCATCCACGGGCTCAGGACGCGAACCCGCCACCGAGCAGGAGAAGGTGCTCTGCGACCTGTTCGCCGACGTCCTGGGTCTGGAGGGCGTCGGGGTCGACGACGGGTTCTTCGACCTCGGCGGGCACTCGCTGCTGGCGACCCGGCTGGTCTCGCGCATCCGCTCCGCCCTGGGCTTGGAGGTGGGCATCCGCGCCCTGTTCGAGAACCCGAGCGTCGCCGGACTGGCCGCCCAGCTCGGTCAGTCGGGCGCGGCGCGGCCGGCATTGACGCCCCGGGAGCGACCGGACGTGCTGCCCTTGTCGTTCGCGCAGCGCCGCCAGTGGTTCCTGCAGGAGCTGGAGGGGCCGAACGCGACCTACAACCTGCCCGTGGCGGTGCGTCTGACGGGCAGCCTCGACGAGGAGGCGCTGCGGTCCGCCCTGGTGGACGTGCTCGCGCGGCACGAGACCTTGCGCACGGTCTTCCCCGCCGTCGACGGGCAGCCGTACCAGAAGGTCCTGGCCGTGGACGAGCTGGACCCGACGGCGGTCCTTGCCCCCGTCGGCCCGGGTGAGGGTGCTGCCGGTCTCCAGAAGCTACTGGAGGCGGCGGCCACTGCGCCCTTCGACCTGTCCCGTGACATCCCCTTCCGGGCCACGCTGTTCACCTCGGCCCCGGACGATCACGTGCTGGTGCTGGTCGTCCACCACATCGCGGCGGACGGGTGGTCCATGGGTCCGTTGAACCGGGACCTGTCCACCGCGTACGCGGCCCGCTGCCTGGGGAAGGCCCCGCGGTGGACGCCCCTGCCGGTGCAGTACGCGGACTACACGCAGTGGCAGAGGGAACTCCTCGGTGACGAGAGCGATGCGAACAGCCTTCTCTCCCGGCAGTCGGCCTATTGGCGTACGGCGTTGGCGGGCCTGCCGGAGGAACTCCGGCTGCCGGCCGACCGGCCCCGGCCGGCGATCGCCGGCCACCGGGGCGGGGAGGTCGCCTTTCGCATCCCGGCCGCCGTGCACCGCGGGCTGGTGGCTCTGGCCCGGTCCCGGGGGGTGACGCCGTTCATGGTGCTGGAGTCGGCGCTGGCCGTCCTGCTCCACCGGCTCGGCGCCGGCTCCGACATCCCCATCGGCACACCCGTCGCGGGCCGTACGGACGAGGCGCTGGACGATCTCGTCGGATTCTTCGTCAACACCCTGGTCCTGCGCGCCGATCTGACCGGGAACCCCACCTTCGCCCGGCTGCTGGAGCGGGTGAGGGAAGAGAGCCTGACGACGTTCGCCCATCAGGATGTGCCCTTCGAGCGGCTCGTGGAGGATCTGGCACCGGTCCGGTCCATGGCCCGCCATCCACTGTTCCAGGTCATGCTCGTACTGCAGAACCATGCCGAGGACCACCTGGAGCTACGGGGTCTGCGGTGCGACCCGCTGCCGCCCGTCACGCTGCCGGCGAAGTTCGACCTGGACTTCGCCCTGGTCGAGTGCTTCGACGGCACCGGGGACCCCGACGGCATCGCGGGCACCGTCAACTTCTCCGCCGACCTGTTCGACCGGGAGACCGCCGAGTCCGTGGCCGCCCGCTTCGTACGTGTCCTGACGGCCGCGATCGCCGATCCCGAGCAGCGGGTCGGTGAGGTGGGCGTTCTGGAGGAGTCGGAGCGGCACCGGCTGCTGGTGGAGTGGAACGGCACGGCGACGGAGTTCCCGGCCGTGACGCTCACCCAGCTGTTCGAGGCACAGGCGGCCCGGACCCCCGACGCCCTCGCGGTGGTGAGCGGCCGCCAACGCCTGACCTACGCGGAGCTCAACGCACGCGCCAACCGCCTCGCCCACCGGCTCGCCGCCCGGGGCGTCGGCCCGGAGGAGCACGTGGCCGTCAAGCTGCACCGCTCGGCCGACCTGGTGGTTGCCGTCCTGGCTGTGCTCAAGGCAGGCGGCGCGTACGTGCCGCTCGACCCGGACCACCCTGCCGACCGCCTCGCCTACGTCCTCGCCGACGCGCGGCCCGCCCTGACCATCGACGAGGCCTGGCTGGCGGCCGCGGACCTCGCACAAGGCCCAGGCCCTGCCGACGACCTGCCGCCGGTCGATCCCGCCCACCCCGCCTACGTGATCTACACCTCGGGCTCCACCGGACGGCCCAAGGGCACCGTCGTCGCGCACCGCGGCGTCGTCAACTGGCTGACCTGGATGCAGTCCGCGTACCGCCTCCGGCCGGACGACCGGGTCCTGCTCAAGACGCCTGTCGGGTTCGACGTCTCCGTCAGAGAGCTCTTCTGGCCCCTCAGCACCGGCGCCGCCATCGTGGTGGCCGCCCCAGAGGCGCACAAGGACCCCGTCCAGCTCGCGGAGACGATCCGCACCCAGCAGGTCACCACCGTGCATTTCGTCCCGTCGATGCTGCACGCCTTCCTGGCCGAGCCCACTGCCGCCGGCTGCACGAGCCTGCGCCGCGTCCTCGCCTCGGGCGAAGCCCTGCCCTCGACCCTCGCCGCCCGGTTCCACGACCGCTTCGGCATCCCACTGCACAATCTCTACGGCCCCACCGAGGCCTCGGTGGAGGTCACCCACTGGACCTATGTCCCCCACACCGCCACCATCCCCATCGGTCGGCCCATCAGCAACACCCGCACCTACGTCCTCGACGCTGCTCTGCAGCCCGTCCCCCCGGGCGTACCCGGCGAGTTGTACCTCGCCGGACCCGGACTGGCCCGCGGCTATCTCGGGCGGCCCGGCCTCACCGCCGAGCGCTTCGTGGCCGACCCCTTCGGCGCCCCGGGCGAGCGGATGTACCGCACCGGCGACCTGGTCCGCCAGGACAGCAGTGGCAATCTCGAGTACCTCGGCCGCACCGACAACCAGATCAAGATCCGCGGCTTCCGCGTCGAACCCGCCGAGATCGAATCCGCACTCGCCACACACCCCTCGACTGCCCAGGCCGCTGTCATCGCCCGCGAAGATCGCCCGGGCCACCAGACCCTCGTCGCCTACCTCGTCCCCACGCCGCCGGCCGGCACCGGAACCGGAACCGGTTCGCCCTGTGCGCCGGACACCGGCGCCCTGCGTGCGCACCTCTCGGCCACTCTGCCGGACTACATGGTCCCCACCGCCTTCGTCGTTCTGGACGACCTGCCCCTGACGCCCAACGGAAAGCTCGACCGGCAGGCGCTCCCCGCCCCCCGCCCCACCCCGGCCTCAACGAACCACCACCCCACGACCCCGCTCCAGCAGCTCCTGTGCACCCTCTTCGCCGAAGCCCTCGCCCTCCCCGAGGTCGGGATCCACGACAATTTCTTCGAACTCGGCGGACACTCGCTCCTCGCCGTGTCACTGGTCGGACGGCTGCGCGCACACGGTCTGTCCGTCGCCGTACGGACGCTGTTCGCTTCCCCGACCGTGGCCGGAATCGCCGCGCAGGCGGTCCGGGAGAAGAGCGCGACGCCCGTGGCCGCGGCTCCGGAGGACATCGATGCCGGCACCGCCGACGTGGTGCCCCTGTCGGGACTGACCGATGCGGAGATCGCGCGCATCAGCGACCTTGTTCCGGGGGGTCCCGCCAATGTCGCCGCCATCCACCCCCCGACTCCGCTCCAGGAAGGCATCCTCTTCCACCACCTGATGGAGGAGGGCCACGGCAACGATGTGTACGTCCTGCCGACGGTGATGCGCTTCGATTCCCGCGCTCGCCTCGACGCCTTTCTGCACGCCCTCGGCGAGGTGATCGCCCGTCACGACGCCCTGCGCACGGCAGTGCACTGGGAGGGGTTGCGCGAGCCCGTCCAAGTGGTGCTCCGCAGGACGGAACTCCCCTTGCAAACAGTCACGTTGAGCGACCGATCATCTGACAGCGTGGCCGAGCTGCTGGACCTCGCCGACCGTCCGGTGGACCCCCGGCGCGCGCCCGTACTGGGAGCGTACGCAGCGGCCGAACCGGGGACCGAGCGCTGGCTCCTGGTCCTGCAGTTCCATCAGCTGACCCTGGACCACACCAGCCTGGAGCTGATCATGGACGAGGTCGGCTCCTTCCTGAAGGGCACGGGTGACCGGCTGCCCGCCCCGCTGTCACCCCGCGAGGCCATGGCCGGGGCACGCCAGCAGGTCACCGCCGGGGAGCACGAGCAATATTTCGCCGGACTGCTGGGCGACGTCACGGAGCCGACGACCCCGTTCGGGCTGACGGACGTCCACGGCAACGGCCGGGATGCCGCCGAGGCCATCGCACCGCTCGACCCGGGCCTCGCACGGCGCCTGCGGGAACAGGCACGCCGACTGGGTACGAGCCCCGCCATGGTGTTCCACGTCATCTGGGCGCGGGTCCTCGCGGAGGCGTCCGCACGTGACGACGTCACCTTCGGCACGGTGCTCTTCGGCCGGATGAACGCCGGTACGGGTGCGGACCGTGTCCCGGGCCTGTTCATGAACACCCTGCCGGTCCGGGTACGGACCGCCGCAGCGGGCCTCGCGGACACGGTCCGCGCCATGCAGGTGCAGATGGCGGAACTGCTGTCCCACGAGCACGCGCCGCTCGTCCTGGCCCAGCGGTCCGCCGGCCTCGACGCCCGGACCCCGCTTTTCTCGGCGCTCCTCAACTACCGCTACACCAGAGGCCCCGGCGAGGAAGCACCATCCGGCGTCGACGGGATCGACGGGATCGAAACGCTGTACGCCGGTGAGCGCACCAACTACCCGCTCACCCTGTCGGTCGACGACCTCGGCACAGGCTTCCGCCTCACGGCCCAGGTGACGGCGCCGGTCTCCCCGGAGACGGTGTGCGAGCTGGTACGCGACGCCGCCGAAGCCGTCGTCGACGCCCTCGAAACGGCACCCGACTCCCCCGTCCGGCCCGTCCCCCCGGGCCTCGGGACCCACGACCACCTGCCACCCGGCGCACGCGGTGGACCAACCGGCCGGCAGTCCCTCCCCGCCGCGACGACGCACCACGACCCCACGACCCCACGCCAGCGGATCCTGTGCACCCTCTTCGCCGAAGTCCTCGGCCTGCCCCGCATCGGAGTCCACGACAACTTCTTCGATCTCGGCGGGCACTCTCTGCTGGCGATCCGGCTGGCCTCCCTGATCCGCGCCGAACTGGAGCCGGACTTCAGCCTGCGGAGCCTGTTCGAGAAGCCCACCGTCGCGGAGCTGGCGGCGTGA
- a CDS encoding ATP-grasp domain-containing protein, with the protein MPAHNAWVVFVELHTLPGGGSGRLAAGGAITAPARAQLEAARRLGFRTAVAASDTTSYGNQFDDVVDAWLVTNTSDAATVVHVLKVLTGGIAAVFSSVDSFVRTAAAVAAKLGLAGPQPLGSGIARDKAVARAALASAGLPDIRWGVKSAYAQDLESPIGYPCIVKPVDGASSWDVVLAEDVHAVRDVAARHLERAYGRRVRPQRRLLFEEVLVGPLFSAEGFVDAGELRIIGYSDRVMSAPPRFVELAVRFSAERPFPGADDYVAQTLAALEYDFGAFHLEFILTEDGPRLVELNPRFVGAGVQHAIGELTGVLPADLLVAKLTGSPVPEFAFEGAVTELYLTAPSSGRLDDVHGLDEAVAVEGCRAAGLYVALGDEVSSGIESNSQYIGYVHAVGRSREESYAIAVESASRISYGIRER; encoded by the coding sequence ATGCCCGCGCACAACGCCTGGGTCGTGTTCGTGGAGTTGCACACGCTGCCCGGCGGCGGCAGCGGTCGGCTGGCGGCCGGCGGTGCCATCACGGCTCCCGCCCGTGCCCAGCTCGAGGCAGCCCGGCGACTCGGTTTCCGCACAGCGGTCGCCGCATCCGACACAACCAGCTACGGCAATCAGTTCGATGACGTGGTCGACGCATGGCTGGTGACCAACACCTCGGACGCCGCCACCGTCGTACACGTGCTCAAGGTACTGACCGGCGGGATCGCAGCCGTGTTCAGTTCCGTGGACAGCTTCGTCCGGACGGCGGCCGCGGTCGCCGCGAAGCTCGGCCTCGCCGGACCCCAGCCGCTGGGGTCCGGCATCGCCCGGGACAAGGCGGTGGCCCGGGCAGCCCTGGCCTCGGCCGGGCTCCCGGACATCCGGTGGGGGGTCAAGTCCGCGTACGCCCAGGACCTGGAGTCGCCGATCGGCTACCCGTGCATCGTCAAGCCCGTGGACGGTGCCTCCAGTTGGGACGTCGTCCTGGCCGAGGACGTGCACGCCGTGCGCGACGTGGCGGCCCGGCACCTGGAGCGGGCGTACGGCAGGCGCGTGCGCCCGCAGCGCAGGCTGCTGTTCGAGGAGGTCCTCGTCGGCCCGCTGTTCAGCGCCGAGGGATTCGTTGACGCGGGCGAGCTGCGCATCATCGGGTACTCGGACCGCGTGATGTCCGCTCCGCCCCGGTTCGTGGAACTCGCTGTCCGCTTCTCCGCCGAGCGCCCCTTCCCCGGTGCGGACGACTACGTGGCGCAGACGCTGGCAGCCCTGGAGTACGACTTCGGCGCCTTCCACCTCGAGTTCATTCTGACGGAGGACGGGCCGCGGCTGGTCGAACTCAATCCGCGCTTCGTCGGCGCCGGCGTTCAGCACGCCATCGGCGAGCTGACGGGTGTCCTGCCCGCCGACCTGCTGGTGGCGAAGCTGACGGGCAGCCCCGTGCCCGAATTCGCCTTCGAGGGAGCGGTCACGGAGCTGTACCTGACGGCTCCGTCCTCCGGACGGCTGGACGACGTGCACGGGCTGGACGAAGCGGTGGCCGTGGAGGGCTGCCGGGCTGCCGGCCTCTACGTCGCCCTCGGCGACGAGGTCAGCAGTGGGATCGAGTCCAACAGCCAGTACATCGGCTACGTGCACGCCGTCGGACGCTCCCGCGAGGAGTCGTACGCGATCGCCGTGGAGTCGGCGTCGCGCATCTCCTACGGGATCCGAGAGCGATGA
- a CDS encoding GHMP family kinase ATP-binding protein: MSGNDGRTGRASAPVHHGEILQGVFAHQGNLHRGLVTLPCALYSVRASFTPGRACLTVFPRWKSKAKRAAELALAELGLPAHGHLGVSDDVPLRRGFGSSTGDVLASIGAVQEAFSSPLPTATVARLAVKAEGASDSVMFTSTTVLFAHRDGEVIEDFGYPLPPLRVLGFGSAPGSTGDGVDTLALPSTRYSPEEVRRFAELRTVLRRAVLTKDVGLLGEVATASARINQHRLPIPRFERLLSIAEEAGAVGVQTAHSGDIAGLLFDRDDLAVDSRTMHAQGLLRDAGMIEHWEFSTDD; this comes from the coding sequence GTGAGCGGCAACGACGGGCGGACAGGCCGCGCCTCCGCCCCCGTACATCACGGGGAGATACTCCAGGGTGTCTTCGCCCACCAGGGGAACCTGCACAGGGGCCTGGTCACGCTCCCCTGTGCCCTGTATTCCGTCCGGGCGTCCTTCACGCCGGGCAGAGCCTGCCTGACCGTGTTCCCCCGGTGGAAGAGCAAGGCGAAACGGGCCGCGGAACTCGCCCTCGCCGAACTCGGACTGCCGGCACACGGGCACTTGGGGGTCTCCGACGACGTGCCGCTGCGCCGTGGCTTCGGTTCGTCCACGGGGGACGTCCTGGCCTCGATCGGCGCGGTCCAGGAAGCGTTCTCCTCGCCGCTGCCCACAGCGACGGTCGCACGGCTGGCCGTCAAGGCGGAGGGGGCCTCGGACTCCGTGATGTTCACGTCCACCACGGTGCTCTTCGCGCACCGTGATGGTGAGGTCATCGAGGACTTCGGCTATCCCCTGCCGCCTCTGCGTGTCCTGGGGTTCGGCTCCGCTCCGGGCTCCACGGGGGACGGGGTGGACACGCTGGCCCTGCCATCCACCCGGTACAGCCCCGAGGAGGTGCGGCGCTTCGCCGAACTCCGGACGGTGCTGCGCCGGGCCGTCCTCACCAAGGACGTCGGACTCCTCGGGGAGGTGGCGACCGCCAGTGCCCGGATCAATCAGCACCGTCTCCCGATCCCCCGGTTCGAACGCCTCCTGTCGATCGCCGAGGAAGCCGGAGCGGTCGGTGTGCAGACGGCCCACAGCGGTGACATCGCCGGCCTCCTCTTCGACCGGGACGACCTCGCCGTCGACAGCAGAACGATGCACGCGCAGGGACTCCTGCGCGACGCCGGAATGATCGAGCACTGGGAGTTCTCCACCGATGACTGA
- a CDS encoding GNAT family N-acetyltransferase, with amino-acid sequence MNIDVVKSLDGVDRDAWDALSGGSFYAGHAWTRYQEADPGSSVRYVLVREGDGQLVAGVPVYLVDSEASAMYDPARLFPDLPQQSRAMGRTVLAGNRRGYANRILTDAGADADPERKRHLTGQLVDAVNRIAAEEADGHAWWLYLGDADAEALLSFGAGSPPRLLAADCAIALPGTSFEDYLQSGSSNMRRQIRKDRDAFRAAGYTCSEIPFSACWDEISPLIASHQQHHGERSGTDFIRALMRGQAEATADAGVVHACRKDGGMVGCTLTYVTPHEVSSRAYGFDYRRPAVAAEYFELLYYRPMEAAYRAGASRLHLGIGTLQPKIRRGAEVSLLWGVRTGVADGGDSGTARARNAVRWQQLADDMGGAAERTASASRFLADAL; translated from the coding sequence GTGAACATCGACGTGGTGAAGAGTCTCGACGGTGTCGACAGGGACGCATGGGACGCCCTGTCGGGCGGCTCGTTCTATGCGGGGCATGCCTGGACGAGGTACCAGGAGGCGGATCCCGGATCGTCCGTGCGCTACGTGCTGGTCCGTGAGGGCGACGGTCAGCTCGTCGCGGGAGTCCCGGTGTACCTCGTGGACTCCGAGGCGAGCGCCATGTACGACCCCGCACGGCTGTTTCCCGACCTGCCGCAGCAGAGTCGGGCCATGGGACGCACCGTGCTGGCGGGTAACCGGCGCGGTTACGCCAACCGCATCCTCACGGATGCCGGAGCGGACGCGGATCCGGAGCGGAAGCGGCACCTCACCGGTCAGCTCGTCGACGCCGTCAACCGGATCGCGGCGGAAGAGGCCGACGGGCACGCGTGGTGGCTGTACCTGGGCGATGCCGATGCCGAAGCCCTGTTGTCGTTCGGTGCGGGATCTCCGCCCAGGCTGCTCGCCGCGGACTGCGCCATCGCGCTGCCCGGGACGTCCTTCGAGGACTACCTGCAGTCCGGATCGAGCAACATGAGACGGCAGATCCGCAAGGACCGCGACGCGTTCCGTGCGGCCGGCTACACCTGCTCGGAGATTCCGTTCTCCGCCTGCTGGGACGAGATCAGTCCCCTCATCGCCTCCCACCAGCAGCACCACGGCGAGCGGTCCGGCACCGACTTCATCCGTGCCCTGATGCGCGGCCAGGCGGAGGCGACCGCCGACGCCGGTGTCGTGCACGCCTGCCGCAAGGACGGCGGGATGGTCGGCTGCACCCTCACCTATGTGACGCCCCACGAAGTCTCCTCCAGGGCCTACGGGTTCGACTACCGGCGCCCCGCGGTGGCGGCCGAGTACTTCGAACTCCTCTACTACCGGCCGATGGAAGCGGCCTATCGGGCCGGCGCGTCCCGCCTGCACCTGGGAATCGGCACCCTGCAGCCGAAGATCCGTCGCGGCGCCGAGGTCTCCCTGCTGTGGGGTGTACGGACCGGGGTGGCCGACGGCGGCGACTCCGGGACGGCACGCGCCCGCAACGCCGTCCGGTGGCAGCAGCTCGCCGACGACATGGGCGGCGCCGCCGAGCGGACCGCATCCGCATCCCGCTTCCTCGCCGATGCGCTGTGA